A stretch of Sporomusaceae bacterium DNA encodes these proteins:
- a CDS encoding PLP-dependent aminotransferase family protein, whose protein sequence is MDVSIDLTTESAGPEPMYEQIAARIATHIKNQTLRPGTKLPPERQLAERCGVSRTTAINAYRRLEEMGLVRTRVGSGTYVADGTGEAAVQPMPWHQLLVPAWQSPVSGIIRDLIAMDASAGVSMATGMPDPRLYPWAAFQGLLGAGNLAMSDLGHIATEGYGPLREALAARHAAAGVPARAENVAVVAGSQQGLYLLAKVFLNPGDYVIVEAPTYMGALQIFQAAGARLLTLPAPGPLQLDLLEDYLIRYRPKLLYVMPTYQNPSGRVMPQPERQALLALAARHRLAVIEDDPYSDLFYDREPPPPLKALDQHGGVIYLRTFSKIVFPGLRVGWVVAPEAVIHRLAQEKQYVDLHSNNLAQWLLYKFAVSGGLDEHLATVRREYRQRRDAMAQALRRFAGERLSYAAPGGGFYFWCRLTAPGLTTRMLLAEAGRQGVSFVPGDAFYPGAEGEREFRVCFATNGPAELQEGIKRLARAAAQAEKGGGQTQRGSSAPLPPII, encoded by the coding sequence ATGGATGTGTCCATTGATTTAACAACCGAGAGCGCCGGGCCGGAGCCGATGTATGAGCAGATTGCCGCCCGGATCGCCACCCATATAAAGAACCAGACTTTGCGGCCGGGGACAAAATTGCCGCCGGAGCGTCAGTTGGCGGAACGGTGCGGGGTGAGCCGGACGACGGCGATTAACGCTTACCGCCGCCTGGAGGAGATGGGGCTGGTGCGGACGCGGGTGGGCAGCGGCACGTATGTGGCGGATGGCACTGGCGAGGCGGCGGTGCAGCCGATGCCGTGGCACCAGCTGCTGGTGCCGGCATGGCAGAGCCCGGTATCCGGCATTATTCGCGATCTGATAGCGATGGATGCGTCGGCCGGGGTGTCGATGGCGACGGGGATGCCCGATCCGCGCCTGTACCCGTGGGCGGCGTTTCAGGGGCTGCTCGGCGCGGGGAATCTGGCGATGAGCGACCTCGGCCATATCGCGACCGAGGGCTACGGGCCGCTGCGGGAGGCGCTGGCCGCGCGCCATGCGGCGGCAGGGGTGCCGGCGAGGGCGGAAAATGTGGCGGTGGTGGCGGGATCCCAGCAGGGGCTGTACCTGCTGGCGAAGGTTTTCTTGAACCCTGGGGATTATGTGATCGTGGAGGCGCCTACGTATATGGGGGCGCTGCAGATTTTCCAGGCGGCGGGGGCGCGGCTGCTGACGCTGCCGGCGCCGGGGCCGTTGCAGCTCGATTTGCTGGAGGATTATCTTATCCGCTACCGGCCGAAGCTGCTGTATGTGATGCCGACATATCAGAATCCGAGCGGGCGGGTTATGCCGCAGCCGGAGCGGCAGGCACTGCTGGCGCTGGCGGCCCGCCACCGCCTGGCGGTGATCGAGGACGACCCGTACAGCGATTTGTTCTACGACCGCGAGCCGCCGCCGCCGCTGAAGGCGCTTGACCAGCACGGCGGGGTGATATATCTGCGCACTTTTTCAAAGATTGTTTTTCCGGGACTGCGGGTGGGCTGGGTGGTCGCCCCGGAGGCGGTCATCCACCGCCTGGCGCAGGAGAAGCAGTATGTCGATCTGCACAGCAACAATTTGGCCCAGTGGCTGCTTTACAAGTTCGCCGTTTCCGGGGGGCTGGACGAGCATCTGGCGACCGTCCGCCGAGAATACCGCCAGCGGCGGGACGCGATGGCCCAGGCGCTGAGACGGTTCGCCGGCGAGCGGCTGAGCTACGCGGCGCCGGGCGGGGGCTTTTATTTCTGGTGCCGGCTGACTGCTCCAGGTCTTACGACGAGGATGCTGCTGGCCGAGGCCGGCCGGCAGGGGGTGAGCTTCGTGCCGGGAGATGCTTTTTATCCGGGCGCGGAGGGAGAACGGGAGTTCCGCGTGTGCTTCGCGACGAACGGGCCCGCGGAGCTGCAGGAGGGGATCAAGCGCCTGGCGCGGGCCGCGGCCCAGGCGGAGAAGGGCGGCGGCCAGACTCAGCGCGGCAGCTCCGCGCCGCTGCCGCCGATAATATAA
- a CDS encoding AzlC family ABC transporter permease, with translation MTSVITADLRRGALDTLPLLLGVVPFGVTFGIVGLTVGLTPFETILMSLIVFAGAAQFISATMIGLGVTDFTLIVLTTLLINLRHLLMGVSLAPWLTSLPLARQALLAFLMVDESYAITIDRIAKHGYSESHQLGASSALFVAWAAATVAGVLIGEYIPDPLAWGLDFALPATFLAMLVPRLDSRASLIVCSIAAVVAVGAALYLPGKWYIILAALAATLAGGIMESGPQKEETA, from the coding sequence ATGACCAGCGTCATCACCGCCGACCTCCGCCGCGGCGCCCTCGACACCCTCCCCCTCCTTCTCGGCGTCGTACCCTTCGGCGTCACCTTCGGCATCGTCGGCCTCACCGTCGGGCTCACCCCCTTCGAAACCATCCTCATGTCCCTCATCGTCTTCGCCGGCGCCGCCCAATTCATCAGCGCCACTATGATCGGCCTGGGCGTCACCGACTTTACCCTCATCGTCCTCACCACCCTGCTCATCAACCTCCGCCACCTCCTCATGGGCGTCTCCCTCGCCCCCTGGCTCACCAGTCTGCCTCTCGCTCGCCAGGCCCTCCTCGCCTTCCTCATGGTCGACGAAAGCTACGCCATAACCATCGACCGGATCGCCAAACACGGCTACAGCGAAAGCCATCAGCTCGGCGCCAGCAGCGCCCTCTTCGTCGCCTGGGCAGCCGCCACCGTCGCCGGCGTCCTCATCGGCGAATACATCCCCGACCCGCTCGCCTGGGGACTCGACTTTGCCCTGCCCGCCACCTTCCTTGCCATGCTCGTCCCCCGCCTCGACTCGCGCGCCAGCCTCATCGTCTGCAGCATCGCCGCCGTCGTCGCCGTAGGCGCCGCCCTCTACCTCCCCGGCAAATGGTACATCATCCTCGCCGCCCTCGCCGCCACCCTCGCGGGCGGCATCATGGAAAGCGGCCCCCAAAAGGAGGAAACGGCATGA
- a CDS encoding AzlD domain-containing protein: MRSDIVIIILGMAAVTFLTRFGAQLAFRQTGIPAWLHRWLKHVPTGILTALIVPALVLPRGVLDLTWHNPYLLAGIVAALVAWRFRNMPLTMGIGMATILLLRWQS, from the coding sequence ATGAGAAGCGACATCGTTATCATCATCCTCGGCATGGCCGCCGTCACCTTCCTCACCCGATTCGGCGCCCAGCTCGCCTTCCGGCAAACAGGCATCCCCGCCTGGCTCCACCGCTGGCTCAAACATGTCCCCACCGGCATCCTCACCGCCCTCATCGTCCCCGCCCTCGTCCTCCCGCGCGGCGTCCTCGATCTCACCTGGCACAACCCCTACCTCCTTGCCGGCATCGTCGCCGCCCTCGTCGCCTGGCGCTTCCGCAACATGCCGCTGACGATGGGGATAGGGATGGCCACCATCCTCCTCCTCCGCTGGCAGTCTTAG
- a CDS encoding HD domain-containing protein, producing the protein MIFSIHLTNLLKAFSLALELADGGLSRHHWRTAMIADSIGGHLGLAQGPRQTLLYAALLHDIGAAARWEEKNKLYSHKPVPHLYQHAEEGYRLLADNPLFKAMAKPIRHHHDRWDGSSPSGLAGKDIPIAGRIINLADTIEVLIDDNRYILDQCDDILAALARQSGSQFDPELVNALGEIACQDSFWFDLATPHYYDHFFRGLQSHGQIRLDIDGLLSAAEIFATIVDRTSRFTATHSRTVASVASYLARATGYSDAETKIMRVAGLLHDLGKLAVPNHILEKPGKLTPREFMIIKQHVYYTHRILTQIDGFELIAEWAAFHHETLDGTGYPFRIPPANLRLGSRIVAVADAYAALREHRPYRPGLSPGEVEKIMLDMAAARRLDADIVHTLLAAGDDIEDTLPAACFV; encoded by the coding sequence TTGATCTTCAGCATCCACCTGACCAATCTCCTCAAAGCATTCTCCCTCGCCCTCGAACTGGCCGACGGCGGCCTTTCCCGCCACCACTGGCGCACCGCCATGATTGCCGACAGCATCGGCGGCCACCTCGGGCTGGCCCAGGGGCCGCGCCAAACCCTCCTCTACGCCGCCCTCCTCCACGACATCGGCGCCGCCGCGAGGTGGGAAGAGAAAAACAAGCTCTACAGCCACAAGCCCGTCCCCCATCTTTACCAGCACGCCGAGGAAGGCTACCGCCTGCTCGCCGACAACCCCCTGTTCAAAGCTATGGCCAAACCCATCCGTCATCACCACGACCGCTGGGACGGCTCCAGCCCTTCCGGCCTCGCCGGCAAAGACATCCCTATCGCCGGGCGCATCATCAACCTCGCCGACACCATCGAAGTCCTCATCGACGACAACCGCTACATCCTCGACCAGTGCGACGACATCCTCGCCGCCCTCGCCCGCCAGAGCGGCAGCCAGTTCGACCCCGAACTCGTCAACGCTCTCGGCGAGATCGCCTGCCAGGACAGCTTCTGGTTCGACCTCGCCACCCCCCACTACTACGACCACTTCTTCCGCGGCCTCCAGAGCCACGGCCAGATCCGGCTCGACATCGACGGCCTCCTCAGCGCCGCCGAAATCTTCGCCACCATCGTCGACCGTACCAGCCGCTTCACCGCCACCCACTCCCGGACGGTCGCCTCGGTAGCCTCCTATCTCGCCCGCGCCACAGGCTACTCCGACGCCGAAACCAAAATCATGCGCGTCGCCGGCCTCCTCCACGACCTCGGCAAACTCGCCGTCCCCAACCACATCCTTGAGAAGCCCGGCAAACTCACCCCCCGCGAATTCATGATCATCAAGCAGCACGTCTACTATACCCACCGTATCCTCACCCAGATCGACGGCTTCGAGCTAATCGCCGAATGGGCCGCCTTTCACCACGAAACCCTCGACGGCACCGGCTATCCCTTCCGTATCCCGCCGGCCAACCTCCGTCTCGGCTCCCGCATCGTCGCCGTCGCCGACGCCTACGCCGCCCTGCGCGAGCACCGGCCCTACCGCCCCGGCCTGTCGCCCGGCGAAGTCGAAAAAATCATGCTCGACATGGCCGCCGCCCGCCGCCTCGACGCCGACATCGTCCACACCCTCCTCGCCGCCGGCGACGACATCGAAGACACCCTGCCCGCCGCCTGCTTCGTCTGA
- a CDS encoding diguanylate cyclase — translation MYQRLGVVDYAEVVENMGQGLLVFAPAAAGASFGLVYESPEAARLLGMTPGSVEHADCPLTGSLFSALAEVAATRKRLTTEKRLETATGIRWLRMRIFPLKGARLGVLLEDATEARLAQQKLAEGELMFRMISENSRDCLCLHGERARYVYASPAIRTLLGYEPEELIGKTPFEMAHPNDLQSILEPFRKMMMTGAAFGGVTARYRRKDGVYRWMETMVVKVDGCPLPGVLYQSSTRDVTERKQLEERLTEMGYRDALTGLYNRGYFEEELKRLDRRRGGSVGLIIVDVDGLKVVNDALGHDAGDELLKRTALTLMACFRHEDLVARIGGDEFAVLLSDVTMEDLRQAGRRIMKTTEEDNCGSSPALSLSLGYAVGEDNGTPMRELFRAADDNMYRDRLYRGKSARGAIVNILRRLLTERDFATEEHGSRLESLTARLGEAAGLSEERLGDLALFAQFHDVGKVGIPDAILSKPGPLTPQERKEVERHCDVGYRIAAASNELLPIAEWILRHHEWWNGKGYPLDLAGESIPLECRLLAIADAYDAMTSDRPYRKAMSHDAALAEISRCAGSQFDPSLVDVFMGLDLAD, via the coding sequence GTGTATCAACGTTTGGGCGTGGTGGATTATGCGGAGGTCGTGGAGAATATGGGGCAGGGCCTGCTGGTGTTTGCGCCGGCTGCGGCAGGCGCGTCTTTCGGGCTGGTGTACGAGAGCCCGGAGGCCGCGCGGCTGCTGGGGATGACGCCCGGAAGCGTTGAGCATGCCGATTGCCCGCTCACCGGCAGCCTGTTTTCGGCTTTGGCCGAGGTGGCGGCGACGCGGAAGCGCCTGACGACGGAGAAGCGCCTGGAGACGGCCACGGGGATTAGGTGGCTGCGGATGAGGATTTTCCCGCTCAAGGGGGCGCGGCTGGGTGTTTTGCTGGAGGATGCGACGGAGGCCCGTCTGGCGCAGCAGAAGCTGGCGGAGGGCGAGCTGATGTTCCGGATGATTTCGGAGAACAGCCGCGATTGCCTGTGCCTGCACGGGGAACGGGCCCGCTATGTTTATGCTTCGCCGGCTATCCGGACGCTGCTGGGGTACGAGCCTGAGGAGCTTATCGGCAAGACGCCGTTCGAGATGGCGCACCCGAACGACCTGCAGTCGATTTTGGAGCCTTTTCGGAAGATGATGATGACGGGAGCGGCTTTCGGGGGAGTGACGGCGCGATACCGCCGCAAGGACGGGGTGTATCGCTGGATGGAGACGATGGTGGTGAAGGTGGACGGCTGCCCGCTGCCGGGGGTGCTTTATCAGAGCTCGACGCGCGATGTGACGGAACGGAAGCAGTTGGAGGAACGGCTGACGGAGATGGGGTACCGCGATGCTTTGACGGGACTTTATAACCGCGGCTATTTCGAGGAGGAGCTGAAGCGCCTCGACCGCCGGCGCGGCGGGTCGGTGGGGCTGATTATCGTGGATGTGGACGGGCTGAAGGTGGTGAACGACGCGCTGGGCCACGACGCGGGGGATGAGCTTTTAAAACGCACGGCGCTGACGCTGATGGCGTGCTTCCGACACGAGGATCTGGTTGCCCGGATAGGCGGCGACGAGTTCGCGGTGCTGCTGAGCGATGTGACGATGGAGGATCTCCGCCAGGCCGGCCGGCGGATTATGAAGACGACGGAGGAGGATAACTGCGGAAGTTCGCCGGCTCTCAGCCTGTCGTTGGGGTATGCTGTGGGGGAGGATAACGGGACGCCGATGCGGGAGCTTTTCCGGGCGGCCGATGATAATATGTACCGCGACAGGTTGTACCGCGGCAAGAGCGCCCGCGGGGCGATCGTGAATATTTTGCGCCGCCTGCTGACGGAACGGGATTTCGCGACCGAGGAACACGGCTCCCGGCTGGAGTCGCTGACGGCGAGGCTGGGGGAAGCGGCAGGGCTGAGCGAGGAGCGGCTGGGGGATTTGGCGCTTTTTGCCCAGTTCCACGATGTGGGGAAGGTGGGTATCCCGGACGCTATCCTGAGCAAGCCCGGCCCGCTCACGCCCCAGGAGCGCAAAGAGGTGGAGCGCCACTGCGATGTGGGCTACCGGATCGCGGCGGCGTCAAACGAGCTGCTGCCGATCGCGGAGTGGATCTTGCGGCATCACGAGTGGTGGAACGGCAAGGGGTACCCGCTGGATCTGGCGGGAGAGAGCATTCCGCTGGAGTGCCGGCTGCTGGCGATCGCGGACGCTTATGACGCGATGACGAGCGACCGCCCGTACCGCAAGGCGATGAGCCACGATGCGGCCTTGGCCGAGATCAGTCGCTGCGCGGGATCGCAGTTCGATCCTTCGCTGGTGGATGTTTTTATGGGTCTGGATTTGGCTGATTAA
- a CDS encoding histidine kinase N-terminal 7TM domain-containing protein — protein sequence MYSARWALVALIGISFLVIGALSLVAWRRRRSPLGRAFFLFTLLIAIYTFGYMCELASDTLPAIRFWLRVESVGIAFLPAAWIILAVHHTKTKNDQWTKLKAVLLMLSTITFLLSNTSELHHLHYGPLRLNPDAPFPVVAFQPGPWYWIHSAYINLAVLYGNLLFARAWRNTSAEKSRQAFVLFLGSLFPWGVYIAYLMKAIPWGIDPHPAAFLVPALLYAWAAFGLDMLETVPLARQEVFQRLSDSLLVFDREGRLADFNLAAVRAFPVLADGAKGRQGRDLFREYPAMQTILDGAAEEQTMYLVADGERVNYQLQRIALHDSQGEDAGAIVVLRDITRFSAIVEGLRLQAATDPLTKAWNRTRWKKIGKELVAHARQNNNPLSLILADLDDFKLVNDTHGHISGDKVLADFADTCRRSLRAEDIFGRYGGDEFVIILPGVDKAGATALAERLRQAVEAMAVADGDEIVSVTASFGVITAQGGEALSLDDLVRKADTMLYEAKYAGGNRVCVHQ from the coding sequence TTGTACTCGGCAAGATGGGCACTCGTTGCCCTCATCGGCATAAGCTTCCTTGTTATCGGCGCCCTGTCGCTTGTTGCCTGGCGACGCCGCCGGAGCCCCCTCGGCCGGGCCTTCTTCCTCTTCACCCTTCTCATTGCCATCTACACCTTTGGCTATATGTGCGAACTCGCCAGCGACACCCTGCCGGCGATCAGGTTCTGGCTGCGCGTCGAATCCGTCGGCATCGCCTTCCTGCCGGCCGCCTGGATCATCCTCGCCGTCCACCACACCAAAACGAAAAACGATCAGTGGACCAAGCTCAAAGCCGTCCTGCTCATGCTCTCCACCATCACCTTCCTGCTCAGCAACACCTCCGAGCTTCACCATCTTCACTACGGCCCCCTGCGCCTCAACCCCGACGCCCCCTTCCCGGTCGTCGCCTTCCAGCCTGGGCCGTGGTACTGGATACACTCCGCCTACATCAACCTCGCCGTCCTCTACGGCAACCTCCTCTTCGCCCGCGCCTGGCGGAATACGTCCGCCGAAAAAAGCCGACAGGCCTTCGTCCTCTTCCTCGGCTCCCTGTTCCCCTGGGGCGTTTACATCGCCTACCTCATGAAAGCCATCCCCTGGGGGATCGACCCTCACCCCGCCGCCTTCCTCGTCCCGGCGCTGCTCTATGCTTGGGCCGCCTTCGGCCTCGACATGCTCGAGACCGTCCCCCTCGCCCGCCAGGAAGTATTCCAGCGGCTATCCGACAGCCTCCTCGTCTTCGACCGCGAAGGACGCCTCGCCGACTTCAACCTCGCCGCCGTCCGCGCCTTTCCCGTCCTCGCCGACGGGGCGAAAGGCAGGCAAGGCCGCGACCTCTTCCGGGAATACCCGGCCATGCAGACCATTTTGGACGGCGCTGCCGAAGAACAGACGATGTACCTCGTCGCCGACGGCGAGCGGGTCAACTATCAGCTCCAGCGCATCGCGCTGCATGACAGCCAAGGCGAAGACGCCGGCGCCATCGTCGTCCTCCGCGACATCACCCGTTTCTCAGCCATCGTCGAAGGCCTGCGCCTCCAAGCCGCGACCGACCCGCTCACCAAAGCCTGGAACCGCACCCGCTGGAAAAAGATCGGCAAAGAACTGGTCGCCCACGCCCGCCAAAACAATAACCCCCTATCCCTCATCCTCGCCGACCTTGACGACTTCAAACTCGTCAACGACACCCACGGCCACATATCCGGCGACAAAGTGCTCGCCGACTTCGCCGACACCTGCCGCCGCAGCCTGCGCGCCGAAGACATCTTCGGGCGTTACGGCGGCGACGAATTCGTCATAATCCTGCCCGGCGTCGACAAAGCCGGGGCCACGGCGCTGGCGGAGCGGCTCAGGCAGGCCGTCGAAGCCATGGCGGTCGCCGACGGCGACGAAATCGTATCCGTCACCGCCAGCTTCGGAGTCATAACCGCCCAGGGCGGCGAAGCGCTCAGCCTCGACGACCTCGTCCGCAAAGCCGACACCATGCTCTACGAAGCCAAATACGCCGGCGGCAACCGCGTCTGCGTCCACCAATAG
- a CDS encoding glutamine--tRNA ligase/YqeY domain fusion protein, with product MSTPEHHIGGNFIHDIIDKDNASGKYGQRVHTRFPPEPNGYLHIGHAKSICLNFGTALKYGGKCNLRFDDTNPSKEETEYVESIMEDVRWLGFDWEDRLFYASDYFAKLYDYACDLILAGKAYVCDLSAEQIRSYRGTLTEPGKESPYRDRPVAENLDLFERMKNGEFPDGARVLRAKIDMASPNLNLRDPVLYRIMRAHHHRTGDAWCIYPMYDYAHPLSDAYEGITHSICTLEFEAHRPLYDWCVDILGEFRPRPVQIEFARLNLTYTVMSKRKLRALVENGRVAGWDDPRMPTISGLRRRGYTPEAIRDFCGRIGVAKADSVVDFALLEHCVREDLGPKAPRLMAVLRPLKVVLTNYPEDKIEPLIVENNPEDEALGTRSVPFGRVLYIEQDDFMENPPPKYFRLTPGGEVRLKGAYIIKCEEVVKDAAGKIVELRCTYDPETKSGSGSTRKVKGTVHWVCDTYALPVEVRLYDHLFPYEDPEAGDEDFLSRVNPDSLVTLSALIEPFAVNAKSGDRFQFIRHGYFCVDPDATIEKPVFNRIVGLKDSWAKIQK from the coding sequence ATGTCCACACCCGAACACCACATCGGCGGCAACTTCATCCACGACATCATCGACAAAGACAACGCCAGCGGCAAATACGGCCAGCGCGTCCACACCCGCTTCCCGCCCGAGCCCAACGGCTACCTCCACATCGGCCACGCCAAATCCATCTGCCTCAACTTCGGCACCGCCCTCAAATACGGCGGCAAATGCAACCTGCGCTTCGACGACACCAACCCCAGCAAAGAAGAAACCGAATACGTCGAATCCATCATGGAAGACGTCCGTTGGCTGGGCTTCGACTGGGAAGACCGCCTCTTCTACGCCTCCGACTACTTCGCCAAGCTCTACGACTACGCCTGCGACCTCATCCTCGCCGGCAAGGCCTACGTCTGCGACCTTTCCGCCGAACAGATCCGCAGCTACCGCGGCACCCTCACCGAGCCGGGCAAAGAAAGCCCCTACAGGGACCGTCCGGTCGCCGAAAACCTCGACCTCTTCGAGCGCATGAAAAACGGCGAATTCCCCGACGGGGCCCGCGTCCTCCGCGCCAAGATCGACATGGCCTCCCCCAACCTCAACCTCCGCGACCCCGTCCTCTACCGCATCATGCGGGCCCACCACCATCGCACCGGCGATGCGTGGTGCATCTACCCCATGTACGACTACGCCCACCCCCTCTCCGACGCCTATGAAGGCATCACCCACTCCATCTGCACCCTTGAATTCGAGGCCCACCGGCCCCTGTACGACTGGTGCGTCGACATCCTCGGCGAATTCAGGCCCCGCCCCGTCCAGATCGAATTCGCCCGCCTCAACCTCACCTACACCGTAATGAGCAAACGCAAACTGCGGGCCCTCGTCGAAAACGGCCGCGTCGCCGGCTGGGACGACCCCCGCATGCCCACCATCTCCGGCCTGCGCCGCCGCGGCTACACCCCCGAAGCCATCCGCGATTTCTGCGGCCGCATCGGCGTCGCCAAAGCCGACAGCGTCGTCGACTTCGCCCTTTTGGAGCACTGCGTCCGCGAAGACCTCGGTCCCAAGGCCCCCCGCCTCATGGCCGTCCTCCGCCCCCTCAAAGTCGTCCTCACCAACTACCCCGAAGACAAGATCGAACCCCTCATCGTCGAAAACAACCCCGAAGACGAAGCCCTCGGCACGCGCAGCGTGCCCTTCGGCCGTGTTCTCTACATCGAACAGGACGACTTCATGGAAAACCCGCCGCCCAAATACTTCCGCCTCACCCCCGGCGGCGAAGTCCGCCTCAAAGGCGCTTACATCATCAAATGCGAAGAAGTCGTCAAAGACGCCGCCGGCAAAATCGTCGAGCTCCGCTGCACCTACGACCCCGAAACCAAAAGCGGCTCAGGCAGCACCCGCAAAGTCAAAGGCACCGTTCACTGGGTATGCGACACTTACGCCCTGCCCGTCGAAGTCCGCCTCTACGACCATCTCTTCCCCTACGAAGACCCCGAAGCCGGCGACGAAGACTTTTTGAGCCGCGTAAACCCCGACTCGCTCGTCACCCTGTCCGCCCTCATCGAGCCCTTCGCCGTCAACGCCAAAAGCGGCGACCGCTTCCAGTTCATCCGCCACGGTTACTTCTGCGTTGACCCCGACGCGACAATCGAAAAGCCCGTCTTCAACCGCATCGTCGGCCTCAAGGATTCCTGGGCGAAAATACAAAAATAA
- a CDS encoding amidohydrolase, translating into MNVRDAAEQLKDEIVSWRRQIHANPEVGWQEVATGNMVAAELEKMGIEVTRVAKTGVLGVIKGAAPGKTVALRADMDALPITEANEVPYKSQNPGVMHACGHDGHTAMLLGAAKILSGMRDRIQGTVKLFFQPSEEIGGGALAFIEAGALKGVDAILAIHLWPELPTGKVSIVGGPRMASADKLFITVKGKAGHGSMPHQGVDAILAAAAITMNLQSIVSREVPPLEPAVVTIGRFWGGTTWNITCDEVQLEGTTRCFNREIRKNFPATIERIIKSTAASYRAEAELEYVPISPPTINDPLVAKVAAGALTELYGEAALGEMEKVMGGEDYAYYQEIIPGAMVFMGVGSKEKQTNYPLHNERYNLDEDMLPVGAALHAQFALNFLKG; encoded by the coding sequence ATGAATGTGAGAGATGCAGCCGAGCAACTGAAAGATGAGATCGTCTCCTGGAGAAGGCAGATCCATGCGAACCCCGAGGTGGGCTGGCAAGAAGTGGCGACGGGAAACATGGTGGCCGCGGAGCTGGAGAAGATGGGCATAGAGGTGACACGGGTGGCCAAGACGGGTGTGCTTGGCGTTATTAAGGGGGCGGCGCCCGGCAAAACGGTGGCGCTCAGAGCCGATATGGACGCCCTGCCGATAACCGAAGCGAACGAGGTTCCCTATAAGTCGCAGAACCCAGGGGTGATGCACGCCTGCGGCCATGACGGGCATACGGCGATGCTGCTGGGGGCGGCTAAGATCCTGAGCGGGATGCGGGATAGAATCCAAGGCACGGTGAAGCTTTTTTTTCAGCCGTCGGAGGAGATCGGCGGGGGGGCGCTGGCATTTATCGAAGCCGGGGCTCTGAAGGGGGTGGACGCTATTCTGGCGATTCACTTGTGGCCGGAACTGCCGACCGGCAAGGTTTCGATTGTGGGCGGCCCGCGGATGGCTTCGGCGGATAAGCTGTTTATTACGGTCAAGGGGAAGGCGGGACACGGGTCGATGCCGCACCAGGGGGTGGACGCCATTCTCGCCGCCGCCGCGATCACGATGAATCTCCAGTCGATTGTGAGCAGGGAGGTGCCGCCGCTTGAGCCGGCGGTGGTGACGATCGGGAGGTTCTGGGGCGGGACGACCTGGAACATAACCTGCGACGAGGTGCAGCTGGAAGGGACGACGCGGTGCTTCAACCGCGAGATCAGGAAGAACTTCCCGGCGACGATCGAGCGGATTATCAAGAGCACGGCCGCTTCTTACCGGGCTGAGGCCGAGCTGGAGTATGTGCCTATTTCGCCGCCGACGATCAACGATCCGCTGGTGGCGAAGGTGGCGGCCGGCGCGCTGACCGAGCTGTACGGCGAGGCGGCTTTAGGCGAGATGGAGAAGGTGATGGGCGGGGAGGATTACGCCTATTATCAGGAAATCATCCCCGGCGCGATGGTTTTCATGGGGGTGGGCAGCAAGGAGAAGCAGACAAATTACCCGCTCCATAACGAACGGTATAATCTCGATGAGGATATGCTGCCGGTCGGCGCCGCGCTGCACGCCCAGTTCGCGCTGAATTTTTTGAAGGGCTAG